One Syntrophorhabdaceae bacterium genomic region harbors:
- the sucD gene encoding succinate--CoA ligase subunit alpha, protein MSILVDNGTRLMVQGITGSEGAFHTKQMVEYGTKVVAGVTPGKGGSTILGIPVYNTVRDAALSTGADASAIFVPPQYAADAIMEAVESGLKTVVCLTEGIPTLDMVVTKQYVRTRQTILIGPNTPGIISPGQCKIGVMAGYIHMPGKVGIMSRSGTLTYEVVDQLTSMGIGQSTSVGIGGDPIVGLSFVDLLEMFERDQDTEAVVLIGEIGGNAEEDAAIYCKGHITKPVVAFIAGLTAPPGRRMGHAGAVVSNGKGDAASKIEALKEAGITVVRNPVEIGETVAHAIDRFRAR, encoded by the coding sequence ACACGACTCATGGTCCAGGGCATTACGGGCAGCGAGGGCGCGTTCCACACAAAACAAATGGTGGAGTACGGCACAAAGGTCGTGGCCGGAGTCACGCCGGGCAAGGGGGGGTCCACTATCCTGGGGATACCCGTGTACAATACGGTCCGTGACGCTGCGCTCTCAACCGGAGCGGACGCCTCTGCCATATTCGTGCCCCCTCAATACGCGGCAGATGCCATCATGGAGGCCGTCGAGTCGGGCCTTAAAACGGTCGTCTGTCTTACCGAAGGGATACCCACACTTGATATGGTCGTGACGAAGCAGTATGTGAGGACGAGACAGACGATCCTTATCGGCCCCAACACCCCCGGCATCATTTCTCCTGGGCAATGCAAAATAGGTGTAATGGCCGGATACATCCACATGCCCGGAAAGGTTGGCATAATGTCAAGGAGTGGCACCCTTACCTATGAAGTGGTGGACCAGTTGACGAGCATGGGGATCGGTCAATCGACCTCGGTAGGCATAGGGGGCGATCCCATCGTGGGGCTCTCCTTCGTCGATCTTCTTGAGATGTTTGAACGAGATCAAGACACCGAGGCTGTCGTCCTTATCGGTGAGATCGGGGGGAACGCTGAAGAAGATGCAGCTATCTATTGCAAAGGGCACATCACAAAGCCGGTAGTTGCTTTCATCGCTGGCCTCACCGCTCCGCCGGGGAGGCGCATGGGACACGCCGGAGCGGTCGTGTCTAACGGCAAGGGCGATGCCGCTTCTAAGATAGAGGCGCTTAAAGAGGCGGGAATTACGGTGGTGAGAAACCCCGTTGAGATCGGCGAGACCGTGGCCCACGCTATC